The following are encoded in a window of Solidesulfovibrio magneticus RS-1 genomic DNA:
- a CDS encoding PAS domain-containing sensor histidine kinase, with protein MSPLLTFIRSHLSIKIGIPLAVVLFGCIFVWAGFQVAREERFVQNAGVKEADRVLATARLGLDYAMLLNSREDIRAIVANLGRLPEIREIRIINKAGQVMFTSKGEAPGSRLDTSAAPCQVCHQLTPPAVSPTLEHRLYARETVGGEQILRIVGPIANEPGCTEPAGCHFHKDSEQILGVLDIAFSLRESQSLIEEFKENTVYLAALVFGAAILTLFLVIFVLIKRPLSRIEGEAQAWAKGKKPVSIDEDRLDEIGQLSRAIHQMGSDLIAKNSQIELQKDLYQDLFEGVPCLVTVQDRNLRLLRFNRSFAEKFNASVGEYCFKAYKNLDAPCPSCPVKKTFETGRSHTTEETGCYRDGTRADWIVTTSPVYDSEGNLVAAMEMCLDITSRKDLELALRRSEKKYFDVFNNVPGAVFVIDRDDLSVLDCNRGAVAMYELPRGELTKRSLHDLFYDERRDAAMAAVIDGQDVEQARHVTGDGRPFFVSMHTSFSEYAGRRVLLVTVADITKRLEAEQQLIQAGKMATLGEMATGVAHEINQPLCVIQTSVDLVRRHLGRGEAPPLPLLTRLTDLIGNQVDRAARIIGHMREFGRISDHEAELVDVGGIARRSVEFFAEQLALRGIETEFALAENLPPVRIDPNRLEQVMINLLVNARDAIEERAKREPACPRRIVIKATANHDAVKVRLSDTGAGFPKELAAKIFEPFFTTKEIGKGTGLGLSISYGIIKDAGGDIVAAKNAEGGATFYIRLPVAREG; from the coding sequence ATGTCCCCTTTGCTCACTTTCATACGCAGCCATCTGAGCATCAAGATCGGCATCCCGTTGGCCGTGGTGCTTTTTGGCTGCATTTTTGTCTGGGCCGGTTTCCAGGTCGCCCGCGAGGAGCGCTTTGTCCAAAACGCCGGCGTCAAGGAAGCCGACCGGGTCCTGGCCACGGCCCGGCTGGGCCTGGATTACGCCATGCTGCTCAATTCCCGCGAGGACATCCGGGCCATTGTCGCCAACCTTGGCCGGCTGCCCGAGATTCGGGAAATCCGCATCATCAACAAGGCCGGCCAGGTGATGTTCACGAGCAAGGGCGAGGCTCCGGGCTCGCGCCTGGACACCTCGGCCGCGCCCTGCCAGGTCTGCCACCAGCTCACGCCGCCGGCCGTGTCGCCCACCCTGGAGCATCGGCTGTATGCCCGGGAGACCGTGGGCGGCGAGCAGATTTTGCGCATCGTCGGGCCCATCGCCAACGAGCCGGGCTGCACCGAGCCGGCCGGCTGCCATTTCCACAAGGACAGCGAGCAGATTCTCGGGGTCCTCGACATCGCCTTTTCCCTGCGCGAGAGCCAGTCGCTGATCGAGGAATTCAAGGAGAACACCGTCTATCTGGCCGCCCTGGTATTCGGCGCGGCCATCCTGACCTTGTTCTTGGTCATTTTCGTGCTCATAAAGCGCCCGCTGTCGCGCATCGAGGGCGAGGCCCAAGCCTGGGCCAAGGGCAAGAAGCCGGTCAGCATCGACGAGGACCGCCTCGACGAGATCGGCCAGCTCTCCCGGGCCATCCATCAGATGGGCAGCGACCTCATCGCCAAGAACAGCCAGATCGAGCTGCAAAAGGATCTGTATCAGGACCTTTTCGAGGGCGTGCCGTGTCTGGTGACCGTGCAGGATCGCAACTTGCGCCTGCTGCGCTTCAACCGGTCCTTTGCCGAGAAGTTCAATGCCTCGGTGGGCGAATACTGCTTCAAGGCCTACAAGAATCTGGACGCGCCGTGTCCGTCCTGTCCGGTCAAAAAGACCTTCGAGACCGGCCGCTCCCACACCACCGAGGAGACCGGCTGCTACCGGGACGGCACGCGGGCCGACTGGATCGTCACCACCTCGCCGGTTTACGACTCCGAGGGCAACCTCGTGGCGGCCATGGAGATGTGCCTGGACATCACCTCGCGCAAGGATCTGGAGCTGGCGCTGAGGCGGTCGGAAAAGAAGTATTTCGATGTGTTCAACAACGTGCCCGGCGCGGTGTTCGTCATCGACCGCGACGATCTGTCGGTGCTGGACTGCAACCGGGGGGCGGTGGCCATGTACGAGCTGCCGCGCGGCGAGCTGACCAAGCGCTCGCTGCACGACCTGTTTTACGACGAACGCCGCGACGCGGCCATGGCCGCGGTCATCGACGGCCAGGACGTGGAGCAGGCCCGCCATGTCACGGGCGACGGCCGGCCGTTTTTCGTATCCATGCACACCTCGTTTTCCGAATACGCCGGCCGGCGAGTGCTCTTGGTCACCGTGGCCGACATCACCAAACGCCTGGAGGCCGAACAGCAGCTCATCCAGGCCGGCAAGATGGCGACTTTGGGCGAAATGGCCACGGGCGTGGCCCACGAGATCAACCAGCCCCTGTGCGTCATCCAGACCAGCGTCGATCTGGTGCGCCGCCACCTTGGCCGGGGCGAGGCCCCGCCGTTGCCGCTGCTCACACGCTTAACCGACCTCATCGGCAACCAGGTGGACCGGGCGGCCCGGATCATCGGGCATATGCGGGAATTTGGGCGCATCTCCGACCACGAGGCGGAGCTGGTGGACGTGGGGGGCATTGCCCGGCGGTCGGTGGAATTTTTCGCCGAGCAGCTGGCCCTTCGCGGCATTGAGACGGAGTTTGCCCTGGCCGAGAACCTGCCGCCGGTGCGCATCGACCCCAACCGGCTGGAGCAGGTGATGATCAACCTGCTGGTCAACGCCCGGGACGCCATCGAGGAGCGGGCCAAGCGGGAGCCGGCTTGCCCCCGGCGCATCGTCATCAAGGCCACGGCCAACCACGACGCGGTCAAGGTGCGGCTCTCGGACACGGGCGCGGGCTTTCCCAAGGAGCTGGCGGCCAAGATCTTCGAGCCGTTTTTCACCACCAAGGAGATCGGCAAGGGCACGGGCCTGGGGCTTTCCATCAGTTACGGCATCATCAAGGACGCCGGCGGCGACATCGTGGCCGCGAAAAACGCCGAGGGCGGCGCGACCTTCTACATCCGGCTGCCGGTAGCCCGGGAGGGGTAG